From Nonomuraea helvata, a single genomic window includes:
- a CDS encoding DUF742 domain-containing protein — MRGTDGPTDEHWVDPEIIRPYVVTRGRTQPVHGRFDLISMALAVGPPPGPDAGLDPEHLRILQLCREPKSVAEIAAYLDLPAGTIRVLLGDLFDRELVSAQEPQSEVDMHDMKMYRAVLDGLRSL; from the coding sequence GTGAGAGGCACGGACGGACCGACGGACGAACACTGGGTGGATCCGGAGATCATCCGGCCCTACGTGGTCACCCGTGGCCGTACGCAGCCCGTACACGGCCGGTTCGACCTGATATCCATGGCCCTCGCGGTGGGTCCGCCCCCCGGCCCCGACGCCGGACTGGACCCGGAGCATCTGCGGATCCTCCAGCTCTGCCGCGAACCCAAGTCCGTCGCCGAGATCGCCGCGTACCTCGACCTGCCCGCCGGCACGATCCGGGTGCTACTCGGCGACCTCTTCGACCGCGAACTCGTCTCTGCGCAGGAACCACAATCCGAGGTGGACATGCATGACATGAAGATGTACAGGGCGGTGCTCGATGGTCTTCGGTCGCTCTGA
- a CDS encoding GTP-binding protein translates to MVFGRSERPRLPTAIKILIAGGFGAGKTTMVGAVSETRPLRTEEVLTDRGIGVDDLTSVEAKRTTTVAMDFGRITLGNDYVLYLFGTPGQERFWFVWDELAEGSLGAVILADTRRLADCFPSVDYFERRGTPFVVAVNCFEGAPTFELDEVRLALQLNPSVPIILCDARKRESSREVLISLVKHSARLRAEPVGS, encoded by the coding sequence ATGGTCTTCGGTCGCTCTGAGCGTCCGCGCCTGCCGACGGCGATCAAGATCCTGATCGCGGGCGGCTTCGGCGCGGGCAAGACGACGATGGTGGGCGCGGTCTCCGAGACCCGGCCGCTGCGCACCGAGGAGGTCCTGACCGACCGCGGGATCGGCGTGGACGACCTCACCTCGGTGGAGGCCAAGCGCACCACCACCGTGGCGATGGACTTCGGCCGGATCACGCTGGGCAACGACTACGTCCTGTACCTGTTCGGCACCCCTGGGCAGGAGCGGTTCTGGTTCGTCTGGGACGAGCTCGCCGAGGGGTCGCTGGGAGCCGTCATCCTGGCGGACACCCGGCGGCTGGCCGACTGCTTCCCCTCGGTGGACTATTTCGAGCGGCGGGGCACGCCGTTCGTGGTGGCGGTCAACTGTTTCGAGGGGGCGCCTACGTTCGAGCTGGACGAGGTACGGCTGGCGCTGCAGCTCAACCCGTCGGTCCCCATCATCCTGTGTGACGCACGGAAGCGGGAGTCAAGCCGCGAAGTCCTGATCAGCTTGGTCAAACACTCGGCCCGCCTCCGCGCCGAACCAGTCGGAAGCTAG
- a CDS encoding LLM class flavin-dependent oxidoreductase, whose product MFGLGISTSAVPGADPVGDARAAEELGFDFVSASDHPCGSEPSYEVWTMLTWVAAATSRIRVATRVLGVPYRPPAMVAKMAETLHRFSGGRLILGLGGGYSDEEFRAFGLGVPTPREKVDGMVEAIDIIRGLWSEPRFTYEGTRYHTYEAAMEPKPVGPIPIWLGTYGKRALDATGRLADGWIPSLGFAPPGQAAAMREQILAHGRAVECVYNVPFRIGERADGDAAVAGSPQEVADRLAGFARLGFTSMNFMPVGPDPREQSERLATEVLPALRAAIPSR is encoded by the coding sequence ATGTTCGGGCTGGGTATCTCGACCTCGGCCGTGCCGGGGGCCGATCCGGTGGGGGACGCGCGGGCGGCCGAGGAGCTGGGCTTCGACTTCGTCTCGGCCTCGGATCACCCCTGCGGGAGCGAGCCGTCGTACGAGGTGTGGACGATGCTGACCTGGGTCGCCGCCGCCACCTCGCGGATCAGGGTGGCCACCCGGGTGCTCGGGGTGCCGTACCGGCCGCCCGCGATGGTGGCCAAGATGGCCGAGACCCTGCACAGGTTCTCCGGCGGCCGGCTGATCCTGGGGCTCGGGGGTGGTTACTCGGATGAGGAGTTCCGGGCGTTCGGGCTGGGGGTGCCCACGCCGCGGGAGAAGGTCGACGGCATGGTGGAGGCGATCGACATCATCCGCGGGCTGTGGTCGGAGCCTCGCTTCACCTACGAGGGCACCCGCTACCACACCTACGAGGCCGCCATGGAGCCCAAGCCCGTCGGCCCGATCCCGATCTGGCTCGGCACGTATGGCAAGCGCGCCCTCGACGCTACCGGCCGGCTGGCCGACGGCTGGATCCCGTCCCTCGGCTTCGCCCCGCCGGGGCAGGCGGCCGCCATGCGGGAGCAGATCCTGGCCCACGGGCGTGCGGTGGAGTGCGTGTACAACGTCCCGTTCCGCATCGGGGAGCGCGCTGACGGGGACGCGGCGGTGGCGGGCTCGCCACAGGAGGTCGCCGACCGGCTCGCCGGCTTCGCCCGCCTGGGGTTCACGTCGATGAACTTCATGCCGGTCGGCCCGGATCCGCGCGAGCAGTCGGAACGCTTGGCCACGGAAGTCCTCCCGGCTCTACGTGCCGCCATCCCGTCTCGATGA
- a CDS encoding TetR/AcrR family transcriptional regulator codes for MGDQTMSRRDRLRAQTTAEIKSIALELMAAGGPDAISLRAIAREMGMTAGAIYSYYATRDDLVTTLIADLYTALVDAAESARDAVPADDPGGRILAWAQTVREWALAHPEGFRLIYGDAVPGYQPPADGPAKEAEQRACRGLTGLVAAAWRGPDKGEYGWSDFDPVLAEDIQATFPGLPPDAVALTIRVWGRLHGLVALEIYGHLRTLTHEPAAIYRDEMIALIASLGLTPPA; via the coding sequence GTGGGCGATCAGACGATGAGCAGGCGCGACCGTTTGCGCGCGCAGACCACGGCGGAGATCAAGTCGATCGCGCTCGAACTCATGGCCGCCGGCGGCCCCGACGCCATCTCGCTACGCGCCATCGCCCGCGAGATGGGCATGACCGCGGGGGCCATTTACAGCTACTACGCCACCCGCGACGACCTCGTCACCACGCTCATCGCCGACCTCTACACGGCGCTGGTGGACGCGGCGGAGTCCGCCCGCGACGCCGTGCCCGCCGATGACCCGGGCGGCCGCATCCTGGCCTGGGCGCAGACCGTACGGGAGTGGGCCCTGGCCCATCCGGAGGGCTTCCGCCTGATCTACGGCGACGCCGTCCCCGGCTACCAGCCGCCGGCGGACGGCCCGGCGAAGGAGGCGGAGCAACGGGCCTGCCGAGGGCTCACCGGTCTCGTCGCGGCGGCCTGGCGCGGGCCGGACAAGGGCGAGTACGGCTGGTCCGACTTCGACCCGGTCCTGGCGGAGGACATCCAGGCCACGTTCCCCGGCCTGCCGCCGGACGCGGTGGCGCTCACGATCCGCGTGTGGGGCCGCCTGCACGGCCTGGTCGCCCTGGAGATCTACGGCCACCTGCGCACGCTCACCCACGAACCTGCCGCGATCTACCGCGACGAGATGATCGCCCTGATCGCGTCCCTCGGCTTGACGCCACCCGCCTGA
- a CDS encoding MarR family winged helix-turn-helix transcriptional regulator produces the protein MEPRWLDDAEFRAWIGYRRMRLLLDAEVSRDLMRDSGLSAPDYDVLSALTSTEDHRWRLTKLADRMLWSKSRLSRHISRMEQRGLVRREEFEGDARGAMIVLTEGGLRAIQEAAPAHVESVRRHFVDLLSPEQIQTLGTIAETVLTHLDPAKGA, from the coding sequence ATGGAGCCGCGCTGGTTGGACGATGCCGAGTTCAGGGCCTGGATCGGATACCGCAGGATGCGGCTGCTTCTGGACGCCGAGGTCAGCCGGGACCTCATGCGCGACTCGGGGCTGTCGGCACCCGACTACGACGTCCTGTCGGCGCTGACCTCCACCGAGGATCATCGGTGGCGGCTCACCAAGCTGGCCGATCGCATGCTCTGGTCGAAGAGCCGCCTATCACGGCACATCTCCCGGATGGAGCAGCGGGGGCTGGTCCGGCGGGAGGAGTTCGAGGGGGACGCCCGGGGGGCGATGATCGTGCTGACGGAGGGCGGCCTGCGCGCCATCCAGGAGGCCGCGCCCGCACACGTGGAGTCCGTCCGCCGCCACTTCGTCGACCTGCTCTCCCCCGAGCAGATCCAGACGTTGGGGACGATCGCCGAGACCGTGCTCACGCACTTGGATCCCGCCAAGGGAGCGTGA